A genomic region of Scomber japonicus isolate fScoJap1 chromosome 5, fScoJap1.pri, whole genome shotgun sequence contains the following coding sequences:
- the ldhd gene encoding probable D-lactate dehydrogenase, mitochondrial — translation MVLGLTASRQLLSLQHCFVLCRNIKSGIGARGASLDSVVSAFRSVCGEDGVSLGDAIRQQHGKDESMHRCRQPDVVVFPHCVEEVSALAKVCHNHCLPIIPFGTGTGLEGGVSAVKGGVCFSLRNMDQVLDLHPEDFDVMVEPGVTRKALNAYLRDTGLWFPVDPGADASLCGMAATSASGTNAVRYGTMRENVINLEVVLADGTIIHTAGKGRRPRKTSAGYNLTNLFVGSEGTLGIITKTTLRLYGIPEAMVSAVCSFPSVQAAVDSTVQILQAGVPIARIEFLDDVMIDACNRFSSLSYPVSPTLFLEFHGSERSLEEQVNTAEDITQSNGGSDFQWAQDSETRSRLWKARHDAWYAALALRPGCKAYSTDVCVPLSRLPQIIVETKKDLTENRLTGPIAGHVGDGNFHCLMVLDHNDPGEVERVHLFTERLARRALAMGGTCTGEHGVGLGKRALLCEEMGPMTIQVMQSLKDALDPNNLMNPGKILHPREA, via the exons GGTGCATCTCTGGATAGTGTTGTCTCTGCATTCAGGTCAGTATGTGGTGAAGACGGCGTCTCGTTGGGTGATGCTATCAGACAACAACATGGGAAAGATGAATCTATGCACAG ATGTCGCCAGCCAGATGTTGTGGTGTTTCCTCATTGTGTGGAGGAGGTCAGCGCCCTCGCAAAGGTCTGCCACAACCACTGCCTTCCTATCATCCCCTTTGGCACTGGAACTGGCCTGGAGGGAGGGGTCAGTGCAGTGAAG GGTGGTGTATGCTTCAGTCTGAGGAACATGGACCAGGTTCTTGATCTCCATCCGGAGGACTTTGATGTGATGGTGGAGCCTGGAGTGACCCGGAAGGCCCTCAATGCCTACCTGCGAGACACTGGCCTGTGGTTTCCTGTCG aTCCTGGAGCTGATGCGTCTCTGTGTGGTATGGCCGCCACTAGTGCATCTGGTACCAATGCAGTGCGTTATGGAACCATGAGAGAAAATGTCATAAACCTGGAGGTGGTACTTGCTGATGGGACGATCATACACACTGCTGGGAAGGGCCGACGTCCCAG GAAGACTTCAGCAGGATACAACCTCACAAACCTGTTTGTGGGGTCAGAGGGCACCCTGGGGATCATCACCAAGACGACACTGCGTCTTTACGGCATCCCAGAGGCCATGGTGTCAGCCGTCTGCTCTTTTCCCTCCGTCCAAGCTGCTGTGGACAGCACCGTGCAGATTCTACAAGCTGGAGTTCCCATCGCTCGAATCG AGTTTCTAGATGATGTGATGATAGATGCTTGCAACAGGTTCAGCTCTCTGTCCTATCCTGTGAGCCCGACTCTCTTTCTGGAGTTCCACGGCTCTGAGCGTAGCCTGGAGGAACAAGTCAACACAGCTG AGGACATCACGCAGAGTAATGGAGGCTCAGATTTCCAGTGGGCTCAAGATTCGGAAACACGGAGCCGGTTGTGGAAAGCTCGTCATGATGCCTGGTATGCTGCTCTGGCTCTGAGACCTGGCTGCAAG gccTACTCTACAGACGTGTGTGTCCCTCTGTCTCGACTACCTCAAATCATAGTGGAGACAAAGAAGGACCTGACTGAGAACAGACTTACAG GTCCCATAGCAGGTCATGTGGGTGATGGTAACTTTCACTGTCTGATGGTGTTGGACCACAACGATCCAGGAGAGGTAGAGAGGGTTCACCTGTTCACTGAGAGACTGGCCAG GCGGGCCCTAGCCATGGGAGGTACCTGTACAGGGGAGCATGGAGTGGGTTTAGGCAAGAGAGCTCTGCTGTGTGAGGAGATGGGACCCATGACCATCCAGGTGATGCAATCTCTCAAGGACGCCCTCGACCCAAACAACCTGATGAATCCTGGGAAAATTCTGCACCCAAGAGAAGCTTGA